In Rhizorhabdus phycosphaerae, the genomic stretch CGATCAGAAACTGCTCGACCCCGCCGCCCAGGAACCACACGAACGCCGCCCCGGCGAGCCGGACCAGCGGCCCCACCGCCTGGGCATAGGTGATCAGGTCGAAGCGATCGACCAGCCGCAGCATGCCGGTCGGCGTCGCGCCGATCGACAGCAGCAGCGCGACGCCGAACCAGGCCGCGCGGTCCTGTTCATAGGCCGCCCAGCCGAGGAAGGACGCGACGATCGGTACCGCAAGCAGGGCGACCATCGCCCCGAGAAGAGCCCCGGCCGTGTCGAGCAGCGTGGTAAAGGCGAGCAATCGTCCCAGCCGGTCGCTGGCCGAAGCCGCGATGTGCAGCGTCCCGTAGCGGATCACCGTCTGCCATGACTGGAGCTGCGCGACATTGGCGATCGCCTGTCCATAAGCCAGCACGAGCGAGAATTCGCCGAAGCCCGCCGGCCCCAGCGCGCGGGCGGCGATCCCCAGATAGGCGATGCTGGCGATCGCCTGGAATCCGCGTCCGCCGAGCAGCCAGGCGAGGTTCCGCCCCATGCGCGAGAAGATGGCGGCACCGGACGGTGCCGTCGCGGCCGGCGTCATGCGGCGCGGCGCACGCCTTCACGGCGCTCGGCCATCACCTGTTGTGCCAGGCGAAGATAGATGGGGGATGGCAGCCCGAAGTCGCGTGCCCGGTCGCCCGGACGAACGGCGTTCGGCGAGAGCTGACGCGCTATGGCCGCCGCCAGTTCCTCCGCATCCTCGCCGCCGACGAGCATGCCATGCCGTCCCTCGTCGAGCACGACCGCAGCATCGCCCGCCTTGCGGCTGGCAATCACCGGCGTGCCGACCGCCATCGCTTCGAGCAGGGCAAGAGACGACCCTTCCCAGCGGGACGGCAGCACGAAGGTCGCGGCACGCGCCGCCCAGGCGAAGACATTGGTGGTCTCCCCGGCCAGCAGGAAATCCTCGCCCAGCCCAGCCGCCGAAGCCCGTGCTTCGAGCTCAGCCCTTTCCTCGGCACTGCCCCCACCGACGATGGCCAGCCGCAAACGGCGCGAGCGGCGCGCGGTGGCGACCGCATCGACGAGCAGGGAGAAATTCTTCTGCGGCCGCAGTCGCCCGATGCCCAGCACGACCGGCACCTCCTCTTCGAGCCAGGGGTGCGGGGCGGGCACCGCCGCCATCTCCAGAGCGTGATCGACATCGACCCCACTCGCAACGGTGACCGCGTGACCGGTCTCGACTGCCCGCGCCAGCACCGGTACCTGCCCCAGTGCGGCGCCGACCAGCGCGATCCGGTCGGCATCGTCGACCAGCCGCTGCATCCAGTGCATCCGCAGCGCGCCGCGCAGGCCATCGCCCCGCCGCACCTCGTTGCTGATGCGATAGATGCGGCGGATATGGTCGATGCCGCGGCAGGCGAGATGCGGCGTCGCATGACCGAGATTGCCCATCGACAGCAGCACGCCAGCCGGCTGTTCGCGCAGCCAGCGGCGAAGCGGGAAGGCAGCGGTAACGCGCGACGCTGCCGGGCTGGCCATCGGCTTCATCACGGCGACACGGTAGCGGCCGATGGCAGCGGCCTCCCGGAAGAAGCCCTCCGCATGCCCCGCGACGAGCGTCGTCGGGTGATGATCGACGCAATGGTCGGCGAGCATCAACGCATCGCGCACAACCCCGCTCGACCGGAAATCGTGAATGTAGATGTAGATGTGATCCATATGCCCAGGTCCGACCCGAAAGCGTCACGCTAGCCGACATATATGACGGTCCCGCGAGACGATGGAGCGCCGACGACCCATGGCGGGCTATGACCACATCTATTTCCTGAAGAAGGCCTGGC encodes the following:
- a CDS encoding glycosyltransferase, translating into MDHIYIYIHDFRSSGVVRDALMLADHCVDHHPTTLVAGHAEGFFREAAAIGRYRVAVMKPMASPAASRVTAAFPLRRWLREQPAGVLLSMGNLGHATPHLACRGIDHIRRIYRISNEVRRGDGLRGALRMHWMQRLVDDADRIALVGAALGQVPVLARAVETGHAVTVASGVDVDHALEMAAVPAPHPWLEEEVPVVLGIGRLRPQKNFSLLVDAVATARRSRRLRLAIVGGGSAEERAELEARASAAGLGEDFLLAGETTNVFAWAARAATFVLPSRWEGSSLALLEAMAVGTPVIASRKAGDAAVVLDEGRHGMLVGGEDAEELAAAIARQLSPNAVRPGDRARDFGLPSPIYLRLAQQVMAERREGVRRAA